The DNA window CTTTCAAGCACCAGAAAGCATAACACTACTGTCGAAATGGCACCGAAAGCAAGTGGAAAAGCAGTCAAAAAAGCCGGCAAGGCAACGAAGGCCATTGTGAAGGGAGACAAGAAAAAACGCAAGCAACGGCGGAAGGAGAGCTATGCTATCTACATCTACAAAGTGTTGAAGCAAGTTCACCCAGACACCGGAGTTTCCTCGAAGGCCATGAGCATCATGAACAGCTTCGTTAACGACATCTTCGAGCGTATTGCATCCGAAGCTTCTCGTCTTGCTCATTACAACAAGCGCTCTACGATCACTTCCCGCGAGATACAGACAGCCGTTCGTCTTCTGCTACCGGGAGAGTTGGCCAAACACGCTGTCTCGGAAGGCACCAAGGCTGTCACTAAGTATActagctccaagtaaatttatCTAATCGCTGCATCAAAACcatcggcccttttcagggccagcAATTCTACTAAAGAATCAAACTAGAGTTTCCTCTGCCTTCACATCAAAAATGATTAAATGAATAAACTTGCGACGAGCAATCCAGCGTAGTATATTTGCCTCGATAGCTAATGTATTGACTATTTCACCAACTGGTAATATAAGGCAGCCTACAGTCCTCGCCAATGCTACTTCAGTAACGGGAAGGTGACTCAATTCAAGAACGTGACTATCATCGCACCAAGCAACGCAAAGTTTATCATCGGGGGGTGACAACGACAGGCACGAACTATGGGACAACGCCGTCAGACCAAAAGATCCCAAACTAGATGTATAACTATGTCTGCTATTTCCAAGTCCCTTTGTGCACTTTGATAAATTTCTATTAAAGAGAAAAATTTGGGTAGACACATTTATCTAAATTAGTTGTAGACTTTGCGTTTcgtcttcgtctcatcagaatgcgGCACTATCTTAGAACCGGACTACTGCCTTTGCTCAGGGATCCTTGTGAGTTTTGTAAGCAGAAAATTGATACGAAACGAAATAATAACAAAATCTTTTTTGTATGAGCTCGGTAATAAATTGTTTCACTGAATTGCTTACCGAACGGAATACTATTCAAATTCCCAAAAACATTTTACTGAAATCGGTGAATCAAACTTAATGTTTACATTTTGCCGTTGGAAGGAGATACCAGCATAATGTCATGGTAAATGCCGGTACCACCACGACTTACATCCTCTGCCTTAAAATGCAGCAACTATCGTGTCATACCCTAATACCTTGAGGTTAAAAACGTTTCAAGTACAAAGTGAgtctaaaaattcaaaatttcgataaATGGTTGGGACGATCGCGTTAGCTCccttcaaattaaacatatttgaTACTAAAAATAAGTTATAGTGCTCATTGCTATAAACCTTTGGAAAAAATCCTTGCCAAACGACACATCAATACGCCTAATACTGCGAACCTCAGAGGGATAATTTCGAAAAATGCGTAAAATGATTCCTAATACCGTGTACCATAAAATGAACTAAACGCTGGTGTAAACAATGGAATCTACCGGGACAAAATAGTTCAGTATTTTGGCATTGATCAACAGTATGACGGTACATCCAATAAAGTGAATACTGACGCATATGGTTTGAAGAATAACCTGTAACGGAAATAGGATTTACCTGGTTCGATGTCCGCGACAATGATAAGCGAGCGAATATAAGAAACATTACTACTATGGCGAAACTGAGAGAATATCACGAAAAGGCATCAAAACCTTATTGCACAAGCAATATAAAACCAACCCCTGTTAAGTTTATAATGTGATTATTAGGAACtccccatagaaaatttgacagttgatAGATTTCGCAGTCCACCAACGAAATCGGGTGCTTTGAGGTCGACCGATTAATTAACCAAGTTGGGTTTCGTCGATGAACAATTTCGGCAACATAATATGTTTAATCTTTGTAAATCTGCTTCCAGTTTTGAACTACCGACTAATCGACCGATTTACTTGGTCGAAATAGGCTGCTTTTAACAGATTTCGTCGGTTATATTTAATCTGTTGTCGCGTCGGCAGACGCCCATGTTTAACTCCCATAAGAGTTGGTGCAACAACCGACCGATTAATTGGTGGCATAGTCGGCCGATTGTGCCGACGCAAGCCAATTTAGTCGATGGGAAAATCGGAAGGATTTTCTATGGGGCTGTGCCTGTTCAACTGAACGTACTGGATTCTGCACGGTAAAAAATGGACACGTCACATCCAAATGATTTTGCACTTGAATCAGATCATCTTCCATCACTAGCAATTGAAGTGATTTGGTGTTGATTTTCTAATGATTCATAACTAGTACCAAAGTGATCTGATCTTTAAGAACTATTCAATGGAAACCACCTTTAAATTGAAATGTATATTTGTTGAATTCGCACTACAGTATAAATCTATTGAATTTAAATGGTTCCGCTTTT is part of the Topomyia yanbarensis strain Yona2022 chromosome 1, ASM3024719v1, whole genome shotgun sequence genome and encodes:
- the LOC131676403 gene encoding histone H2B-like produces the protein MAPKASGKAVKKAGKATKAIVKGDKKKRKQRRKESYAIYIYKVLKQVHPDTGVSSKAMSIMNSFVNDIFERIASEASRLAHYNKRSTITSREIQTAVRLLLPGELAKHAVSEGTKAVTKYTSSK